In Dysidea avara chromosome 6, odDysAvar1.4, whole genome shotgun sequence, the genomic stretch TGAGCATCTTCTTCAAGTTTACACCTCTTGTAACACTGCCTCTCTTCTGAGCGAGTACTTGAAGGAGACATGTGGAAAAAATGTGGCTTTTGTgtttgatggatttgatgaatATCCAACCTCACAACGACAGAACTCTTATATTGTAGACCTCATTACTGGTAACTTTCTAGCTGAAGCCTTAGTGGTTGTAACTTCCAGACCAAGTGCtacaatatttttacatgacCACGTTGATAGAAGGATTGACATCCTTGGATTTGCCAAAGAAGAACGAGAGTTGTACATCTCAGAATCACTCAAAGACTCACCTGATAAGATACCAGAACTTTATAAATATCTCAAGCGTCAACCTACAATTAATGGATTTTGCTATATTCCTCTTCATCTAGCAGTGCTCCTGTACTTGTTCCAACACCAGAGTCGTTTACCTGAGACACTAACTGAAATGAATGAATCCTTTATTATTCATACAATATATCGATTTCTACAAAAGAAATTAACTCCATGTGGTATGGTGTACAAATTATCAGATATACCTAAACCTGTTCTTGATACTGTTGTAAAATTGTCACAGCTTGCTTTTAAAGGTTTACAGGAAAATCAATTAGTATTTACTTTTGATGAGATCAAAGAAGTGTGTCCTGACATTAATGACATACCAGGAGCTATTAACATGTTTGGTTTACTACAAGCTGTAGAACATTATCCTCAAGAAGGAGCAGGAACAACCACTTCATTTAATTTTCTTCACTACACAATGCAAGAATATTTAGCTGCTTACTATGTTTCTACCCTTAGTGATGAACAGTCATCACTGATGAAAAAGACATTTTGGGATGATCATTTTAATTTTATGTGGATGATGTATGTTGGCATTAATGGGGTAAATTCAGACCATTTTGTCCAGTTCATTAGTGAAGGAAATGTATATAAAAGAAAAGATAGTTTGAGAGTATCGGGTTCTATTCAAAAAGACAAGCGAAAATGCTTACATGTATTTCAATGTTACATGGAGGCTAAGAATAAGACAGAAGTACCAGACATAATTTCTTCAATGTTTAAGGATGGTAAAGTTAGAATTATTAGTATAACATTACTACCTAATCACATTTCATCATTAATGTCCTTCCTGTCTCATTCTTCAATCAAATTGAAGATACTAGAATTGGAGAATTGCCACCTTGGAGATATTGGAATGAGTATTTTGGAACAATTTATAATTGACAGTGTAGAAATAACATCATCACTGGAGTATGTTGACCTCAGTGGAAATAACTGTTCCCCTTGGGGTGTGTACTGTGCGATCATCAGACAATGTAGTCTTGATAGTTTAACATTGTGTGGAGACTATGGAATAGATGAACACTTTGTTAACATACAGAATGGTTTTAAAACAAATCCAAAGTTGGTATCAATTACACTGTGTAATATTGGAGAAGTTGGAGTTAAGTCAATAAAAGCAAATTTATTTAACATTCAGACACTCAATGTGCTTAATTTACCATACGGTAAAGTTAATAGTAaacaaattaaaaatttcacaaaTGTTCTTCACACAACACTGTCACCTCAAAGTACAACTAGCAATGCTACTAGTAGTAAAGTGATAGACATAAATATTTTATGGGATAAATCAAATGATTCGTCATCTGTTATATTACACATGCTCAGTGGAGATGTTAAAGTATCACCACTAACATTTGTCTTGTGGACATTAGAAACACTTGATATTTctcataataatatattatctgTTAGTGAAATAGTAGCCATTTGTGATTGTCTCAAAAATAGCACCACTTTAACAGATCTTCATGTGTCAGATATGTACTTTACTAGTATAGAAGTAAAACCAATTCTCGAAGCTCTTCACGTAAGTAACATATTACAAAAACTTGACATTTCAAACAATGACATCAGTGATGATGGTATGTTAGCCATTAGTAATTGGCTTAAGAATAATACAACATTGCAAGTATTGAATGTGTCCAGTAATCACATTACTAGTACAGGAACAAAAGAATTGGAAAGTGTTTTTCAAGTTAATAGTGTGTTGCAAAAACTTGACATCTCAAATAATAGgttatctgatgatggagcacTGGATATTAGTAATTGTCTCAGCCATATTAGTTCTCTATTAGAACTCAATATTTCACACAATGAAATAGCTGATGAAGGAGCATTTCAAATAGCAAAATCCATTGCATCAAATTCATCACTACTACACCTTGATATCTCCAAAAACTACATTGGTATTAATGGATTGATGTTTATTATAGAAGTGTTAAACAACAACTCATTACAAGTTCTCAACACAATGTATAATAATGTTACGAAGTCGGATTATGCAAAAATTCAGCAGTACACTAAAAATTTGTTCTTATCAGTTTCAATGAATATTTACACATCTTGGAATAAGGTAATAATGACTGATGATGATTGTTGTTTTATGACAACAAAGTTTTGTTTGTTGTACAAAACATTTGATGAACATGAATATATGGATACTTTAGATGTTAATAAAATCAAAGAAGATATCTGGCCAATTAAGAAAATAACAAGTGTTCTGTACAGAGTAAAATTCTTAGCCAGATGTATTAAGGAAGATACCGTACTACAAGCAATAGATTTGTCTGAAAAAATTATTGGGATGAAGAACTTAAAAGCATTTGTTGAAGCCATTACAGTAAAcaaaactttacaaaaacttGATATTTCAGCTAACCAGGTATATGATAATGGAGCTGTGGCCATGGGTGACTGTTTAAAAGATAATCATAGCTTATTAGAACTCAACATGAGCATGAATAACATTCATTGTGAAGGAGTACAGAAATTAGCTGAAGCTGTTAAAGTAAACAGAAGCTTACGAAAGCTTAATATTTCGTGGAACAAAATATCTGACAGTGGAGCAGCTGTCATGAGTGACTGTTTAATGAGTAATAATTCCTTAAATGAACTAAACATGAGTAGCAATAAGATCAATAGTGAAGGAGGAAAGAAATTGGCTGAAGCTCTTAAAATAAATACAAGTTTAGAAAAACTTGATATTTCATCTAATCggatatctgatgatggagcagtGGCTATGGGTGACTGTTTGAAGAATAACAATTCCTTAAAAGAACTCAACATGAGTAGCAATAGATTTTGTAGTGAAGGAGCAAAGAAATTGGCAGAAGCTCTTAAAGTAAATACAAGTCTAGAAAAACTTGATATTTCATATACTCGGATATCTGGTGAAGGAGCAGTGACTATGGGTGACTGTTTAAAGAATAATAATTCCTTAATAGAACTCAACATAAGTAACAACAAATTTTGTGGTGAAGGAGGAAAGAAGTTGTCTGAAGCTCTTAAATTAAATACAAGTTTAGAAAAACTTGATATTTCATCTAATCAGATATCTAGTGATGGAGCAGTGGCTATGGGTGACTGTTTAAAGAATAATGATTGCTTAAAAGAACTGAATATAAGTAGCAATGGATTTTGTAGTGAAGAAGGAAAGAAATTGGCTAAAGCTCTTAAAATAAATACAAGTTTAGAAAAACTTGATATTTCATATAATCggatatctgatgatggagcatTGGCTATTGGTTactgttttaaaaataatgATTCTGTAAAAGAGCTCAACATAAGCAATAATAATTTTCATTGTGAAGGAGGAAAGAAATTGGCTGAAGCTCTTAAAGTAAATACAAGTTTAGAAAAACTTGATATTTCATCTAATCAGATATCTGGTGATGGAGCAGTGGCTATGGGTGACTGTTTAAAGAATAATGATTCTTTAAAAGAACTCAACATAAGTAATAATAAACTTCATGGTGAAGGAGGAAGGAGATTGGCTGAAGCTCTTAAAGTAAATAAAAGCTTACAAAAACTTGATATTTCATTTAATCAGATATCTGGTGATGGAGCAGTAGCTTTGGGTAACTGTTTAAAGAGTAATGATTCTTTAAAAGAACTCAACATAAGTAATAATAAATTTCATGGTGAAGGAGGAAGGCAATTGGCTGAAGCTCTTAAAGTAAATAAAAGTTTAGAAAAACTTGATATTTCACATAATTGGATACCTGATGATGGAGCAGTGGTTATTTGTGACTGTTTAAAGAACAATAATTCCTTAAAAGAACTCAACATGAGTAAAGCTATTTTAACATTGTTTTGTGGTGAAGGAGGAAAGAAATTGGCTGAAGCTCTTAAAGTAAACGCAAGTTTAGAAAAACTTGATATTTCACATGATTGGATATCTCATGAAGGAGCAGTGGCTATAGGTAACTGTTTAAAGAATAATAATTCCTTAAAACAACTCAATATAAGTAACAATAACTTTCATGGTGAAGGAGGAAAGAAATTGGCTGTATCTCTTAAAGTAAATACAAGTTTAGAAAAACTGGATATTTCATCTAATCagatatctgatgatggagcagtGGCTATAGGTAACTGTTTAAAGAATAATAATTCCTTAAAACAACTCAACATAAGTAACAATAACTTTCATGGTGAAGGAGTAAAGAAATTGGCTGAAGCTCTTAAAGAAAATACAAGTTTAGAAAAACTGGATATTTCATCTAATCAGATATTTGATGATGGAGCAGTGGCTATAGGTAACTGTTTAAAGAATAATAATTCCTTAAAACAACTCAACATAAGTAACAATAACTTTCATGGTGAAGGAGTAAAGAAATTGGCTGAAGCTCTTAAAGAAAATACAAGTTTAGAAAAACTGGATATTTCATCTAATCagatatctgatgatggagcagtGGCTATAGGTAACTGTTTAAAGAATAATAATTCCTTAAAACAACTCAACATAAGTAAAGATAACTTTCATGGTGAAAGAGTAAAGAAATTGGCTGAAGCTCTTAAAGTAAATACAAGTTTAGAAATACTTGATCTTTCACGTAATTggatatctgatgatggagcaatAGCTATGGGTGACTGTTTAAAGAATaatgattccttaaaagaaCTTAACTTGCATTGCAATGTATTTTATAGTGAAGGAGGAAAGAAGTTGGCTGAAGCTCTTAGAGTTAATAAAAGTTTAGAAAAACTTGATATTTCATCTAATCAGATATCTAGTGATGGAGCAGTGGCTATGGGTGACTGTTTGAAGAATAATAATTCCTTACGAGAACTGAACATGAGTGGGAATAAGATTCATAATGAAGGACAAAAGAAACTGGCTGAGGCTCTTAAAGTAAATAAAAGTTTGATAATTCAGATGTCACTGATTAGAATTAAATTTTGATTTTGGAGTAGTGGCTATGGGTGACTGCTTAATTGTACTCAACATGTGTAACAATGACTTTTATAGTGAAGGAGAAATGAATTAATATTTGCTAATGCTCTTAATACTTTAGAAAAAACTTGGTATTACACAAAACACGAAACTATAATATACTGTAGATAGTGCACTGATAGCCAATCTGAAGGCCATGATCATGAACACTGTACAGCTAATAACAGCTAATAACATAATTTACCACAATGAAACTCAACTCAATAGTTTATTGATCATGCTTATACCTAGTGTGAACTCATTTAATTGTTTATACACAAATTctaatactataatgaagtttGTACtggaattaataattaatgtgcATCAGCTATGCACTGATTGAGTGCTGCCCTACAGCACTGTATCCGGACTATCAGTATTGCtactagtatatcaaaaattctataaaaagcactgaaacaaggatTATCAAGCTACATTGGTGAATTCAAATCACAATCAAACAATACAACTGATGATCCATACTCACAATGAAACTTAGATATAGATGTTGGCATGTGACAGTAGAGATCATTGTTTGCATTGTATGATTGTGATTTGAATTCACCATTGTAGTTTGATAATCCTTGTTTCTGTGGTTTTTATAGcagcatagatccctactttactTTTAAATTCAATATTTATAAAATCATCATACAAAATTTCAAGAGGGGAAATTTTTACTTCCTCAGGATCTTTTATGCATTGactttataatgcaagttacaaaATCAGTGGTATAGTTGGTACGCATTCACTTGAGCCCCctccaaatatagtaatatcaaagaggtgaacatctgttcactcccaatggttttgtattggaacaagcatgttttcatgttgtaaacatgtttgcgcaTCTGAATCGTCcttactaaatgtatgggatattttttaaaacctcataactcacttgttctttcCCGTATGAAAGCGCTTTTTGATTAACGTTTCCGgcgtttaaagggcttcacagcactactaaatgtttgggcagctggcccatgtaacaagagttattaacaagaaacgaggacTCAGTGAACACTGAACAGACTATAGTAATGTATATTAGGTATCATGGAGGTCTAGGCTTTCTtccccaaaaatatcacccagaaCCAGCTTAATGTTTCGTtctgacagcttggcagcattggttaggcatgaACAAGCCAAAAAATTTCTTCAGCCCTCACCCTAAATCCTGCAACAAGctagttgctatgaatttttaaTTGAGCTGAtatcacagcataattcatacccAAAAttaatactgactgtatttattccatctatgttttggaaccaatagtccaaaaattctataCCTTGGCCCAAAcaaaaaacagaccacagcacTCAATAGCAAATAACATTAGaatcatttatagatttgaggtgcGTTCTGTCTTGTTATaggaagtttttaaaaatagttgttccaatactgaataaagatggggtagtattggaacacactTTTTGCTGTGTATTCTACCAACTACCTGCCTGACTGACAccttcagccaaacataactcaacaatggacaCTGCTTGAAGGGACTTGGTTTACCAGCAGGTATATTATCTGATTGTTTTACTCAGGGacgtagctagccagacggtggtgggCACCCCCCACAAAGCACTCGACATTGTTCacaattgcacaaaaggctaatgacccaatgatgggctagccaacatatgatgtattattacagcttatgtaactagctacataactacttcattactgattgctaccaattatcacttatcaatggaaatattttcgtcgagcattatcgcacgtgccacaactgtactccaacaaattcgtcCACAATCATTGTGTCACAGTTACCTACGTCAAccacagtctgtgctgcagtcctagcaaactggcatagtatgacgagctcactgacttcagccggcgaaattcaaacgccatgtattggcacgaaatcccaactctatacctttcctgttaccagaatttgtaagcttgtgacggatcatctgactgactgacaaagtgaaaaaaattaaactggcatgccactacactgtacgaagatccagtgtgattaactCGGCTCGGGAAAGTAAAGTTggtccatttaacactttatcacctcgtaggtttgtagcatcattgtatatcacttgtcacttctgagttgcgactcttgcgaagCCACTTTGAGCGGGTCATCTGTCTAGATTCAAAAATATGtactatcacgtgagtagtgtaggctaaatatagaattgtgt encodes the following:
- the LOC136257570 gene encoding protein NLRC5-like isoform X3, with product MDNSWTTTEYRQRVLLLITEYFRSNSLSAPSTDPVQLEHFAFNCSQSSEEYYRNIQNLLSMVTNRSQQYGSSQGYYNNSAQQTISVQQPVYPHQLGVPSYPMMSNLPYQSQPTLHIQPSQFQQTQRHFAPVGLSRDVSWPNVGGTFSHPVSTANIVPGINLMTDVTTAFPGNQSLFPIQSASVSVSSLMTSNCSSGQQSSVHVSSVSDPSILQGEYRRSIHGLLSVEANQSQHYGSNQGYCTNSVQQTNSVQQPVYPHQLRAPSYSMTSNLPYQSQFTLHVQSSRFQQTQSPFAPVGLNRVDVTWPNFGGTLSHPVSIANTVPSINLMTAVTTTAPGNQSLYPIQSTLSQLVSVSSLMPVNYSSGQLSSLHVSSVSGPSALQDVPEPATITPLNEPMITQPNQMPAIFPLSTSLLPPASRVPFVTESSLGERLKADGSQFTRLPRTISLLEIFKQHYPNLVHLLPMDDNIFFANLYGKNLLPGDLKANIKSLSTPAEKAMKFLDAVIEPAINNNERAQFKLLLSIMNDSDNITVKSLAEEIMSALNYEQLNGQTGNSLQSCTVHQTSKRPVVFDGLHNNLCTTYKKNRCKPAGAEWPPNQPKSIVSVALMHYRGGRTRQELFEIAKRYKEGSYGVDKVVSSHFEPPSAKKAHFDHSRVTKDIDDIFRPDPTSDSKTDISSSSNDFPKSVLIEGAPGIGKTVLAKEIAYRWANGDVLVQIDLLFLIYLRDPKVHKMETIEHLLQVYTSCNTASLLSEYLKETCGKNVAFVFDGFDEYPTSQRQNSYIVDLITGNFLAEALVVVTSRPSATIFLHDHVDRRIDILGFAKEERELYISESLKDSPDKIPELYKYLKRQPTINGFCYIPLHLAVLLYLFQHQSRLPETLTEMNESFIIHTIYRFLQKKLTPCGMVYKLSDIPKPVLDTVVKLSQLAFKGLQENQLVFTFDEIKEVCPDINDIPGAINMFGLLQAVEHYPQEGAGTTTSFNFLHYTMQEYLAAYYVSTLSDEQSSLMKKTFWDDHFNFMWMMYVGINGVNSDHFVQFISEGNVYKRKDSLRVSGSIQKDKRKCLHVFQCYMEAKNKTEVPDIISSMFKDGKVRIISITLLPNHISSLMSFLSHSSIKLKILELENCHLGDIGMSILEQFIIDSVEITSSLEYVDLSGNNCSPWGVYCAIIRQCSLDSLTLCGDYGIDEHFVNIQNGFKTNPKLVSITLCNIGEVGVKSIKANLFNIQTLNVLNLPYGKVNSKQIKNFTNVLHTTLSPQSTTSNATSSKVIDINILWDKSNDSSSVILHMLSGDVKVSPLTFVLWTLETLDISHNNILSVSEIVAICDCLKNSTTLTDLHVSDMYFTSIEVKPILEALHVSNILQKLDISNNDISDDGMLAISNWLKNNTTLQVLNVSSNHITSTGTKELESVFQVNSVLQKLDISNNRLSDDGALDISNCLSHISSLLELNISHNEIADEGAFQIAKSIASNSSLLHLDISKNYIGINGLMFIIEVLNNNSLQVLNTMYNNVTKSDYAKIQQYTKNLFLSVSMNIYTSWNKVIMTDDDCCFMTTKFCLLYKTFDEHEYMDTLDVNKIKEDIWPIKKITSVLYRVKFLARCIKEDTVLQAIDLSEKIIGMKNLKAFVEAITVNKTLQKLDISANQVYDNGAVAMGDCLKDNHSLLELNMSMNNIHCEGVQKLAEAVKVNRSLRKLNISWNKISDSGAAVMSDCLMSNNSLNELNMSSNKINSEGGKKLAEALKINTSLEKLDISSNRISDDGAVAMGDCLKNNNSLKELNMSSNRFCSEGAKKLAEALKVNTSLEKLDISYTRISGEGAVTMGDCLKNNNSLIELNISNNKFCGEGGKKLSEALKLNTSLEKLDISSNQISSDGAVAMGDCLKNNDCLKELNISSNGFCSEEGKKLAKALKINTSLEKLDISYNRISDDGALAIGYCFKNNDSVKELNISNNNFHCEGGKKLAEALKVNTSLEKLDISSNQISGDGAVAMGDCLKNNDSLKELNISNNKLHGEGGRRLAEALKVNKSLQKLDISFNQISGDGAVALGNCLKSNDSLKELNISNNKFHGEGGRQLAEALKVNKSLEKLDISHNWIPDDGAVVICDCLKNNNSLKELNMSKAILTLFCGEGGKKLAEALKVNASLEKLDISHDWISHEGAVAIGNCLKNNNSLKQLNISNNNFHGEGGKKLAVSLKVNTSLEKLDISSNQISDDGAVAIGNCLKNNNSLKQLNISNNNFHGEGVKKLAEALKENTSLEKLDISSNQIFDDGAVAIGNCLKNNNSLKQLNISNNNFHGEGVKKLAEALKENTSLEKLDISSNQISDDGAVAIGNCLKNNNSLKQLNISKDNFHGERVKKLAEALKVNTSLEILDLSRNWISDDGAIAMGDCLKNNDSLKELNLHCNVFYSEGGKKLAEALRVNKSLEKLDISSNQISSDGAVAMGDCLKNNNSLRELNMSGNKIHNEGQKKLAEALKVNKSLIIQMSLIRIKF
- the LOC136257570 gene encoding protein NLRC5-like isoform X1; the protein is MEGGMDNSWTTTEYRQRVLLLITEYFRSNSLSAPSTDPVQLEHFAFNCSQSSEEYYRNIQNLLSMVTNRSQQYGSSQGYYNNSAQQTISVQQPVYPHQLGVPSYPMMSNLPYQSQPTLHIQPSQFQQTQRHFAPVGLSRDVSWPNVGGTFSHPVSTANIVPGINLMTDVTTAFPGNQSLFPIQSASVSVSSLMTSNCSSGQQSSVHVSSVSDPSILQGEYRRSIHGLLSVEANQSQHYGSNQGYCTNSVQQTNSVQQPVYPHQLRAPSYSMTSNLPYQSQFTLHVQSSRFQQTQSPFAPVGLNRVDVTWPNFGGTLSHPVSIANTVPSINLMTAVTTTAPGNQSLYPIQSTLSQLVSVSSLMPVNYSSGQLSSLHVSSVSGPSALQDVPEPATITPLNEPMITQPNQMPAIFPLSTSLLPPASRVPFVTESSLGERLKADGSQFTRLPRTISLLEIFKQHYPNLVHLLPMDDNIFFANLYGKNLLPGDLKANIKSLSTPAEKAMKFLDAVIEPAINNNERAQFKLLLSIMNDSDNITVKSLAEEIMSALNYEQLNGQTGNSLQSCTVHQTSKRPVVFDGLHNNLCTTYKKNRCKPAGAEWPPNQPKSIVSVALMHYRGGRTRQELFEIAKRYKEGSYGVDKVVSSHFEPPSAKKAHFDHSRVTKDIDDIFRPDPTSDSKTDISSSSNDFPKSVLIEGAPGIGKTVLAKEIAYRWANGDVLVQIDLLFLIYLRDPKVHKMETIEHLLQVYTSCNTASLLSEYLKETCGKNVAFVFDGFDEYPTSQRQNSYIVDLITGNFLAEALVVVTSRPSATIFLHDHVDRRIDILGFAKEERELYISESLKDSPDKIPELYKYLKRQPTINGFCYIPLHLAVLLYLFQHQSRLPETLTEMNESFIIHTIYRFLQKKLTPCGMVYKLSDIPKPVLDTVVKLSQLAFKGLQENQLVFTFDEIKEVCPDINDIPGAINMFGLLQAVEHYPQEGAGTTTSFNFLHYTMQEYLAAYYVSTLSDEQSSLMKKTFWDDHFNFMWMMYVGINGVNSDHFVQFISEGNVYKRKDSLRVSGSIQKDKRKCLHVFQCYMEAKNKTEVPDIISSMFKDGKVRIISITLLPNHISSLMSFLSHSSIKLKILELENCHLGDIGMSILEQFIIDSVEITSSLEYVDLSGNNCSPWGVYCAIIRQCSLDSLTLCGDYGIDEHFVNIQNGFKTNPKLVSITLCNIGEVGVKSIKANLFNIQTLNVLNLPYGKVNSKQIKNFTNVLHTTLSPQSTTSNATSSKVIDINILWDKSNDSSSVILHMLSGDVKVSPLTFVLWTLETLDISHNNILSVSEIVAICDCLKNSTTLTDLHVSDMYFTSIEVKPILEALHVSNILQKLDISNNDISDDGMLAISNWLKNNTTLQVLNVSSNHITSTGTKELESVFQVNSVLQKLDISNNRLSDDGALDISNCLSHISSLLELNISHNEIADEGAFQIAKSIASNSSLLHLDISKNYIGINGLMFIIEVLNNNSLQVLNTMYNNVTKSDYAKIQQYTKNLFLSVSMNIYTSWNKVIMTDDDCCFMTTKFCLLYKTFDEHEYMDTLDVNKIKEDIWPIKKITSVLYRVKFLARCIKEDTVLQAIDLSEKIIGMKNLKAFVEAITVNKTLQKLDISANQVYDNGAVAMGDCLKDNHSLLELNMSMNNIHCEGVQKLAEAVKVNRSLRKLNISWNKISDSGAAVMSDCLMSNNSLNELNMSSNKINSEGGKKLAEALKINTSLEKLDISSNRISDDGAVAMGDCLKNNNSLKELNMSSNRFCSEGAKKLAEALKVNTSLEKLDISYTRISGEGAVTMGDCLKNNNSLIELNISNNKFCGEGGKKLSEALKLNTSLEKLDISSNQISSDGAVAMGDCLKNNDCLKELNISSNGFCSEEGKKLAKALKINTSLEKLDISYNRISDDGALAIGYCFKNNDSVKELNISNNNFHCEGGKKLAEALKVNTSLEKLDISSNQISGDGAVAMGDCLKNNDSLKELNISNNKLHGEGGRRLAEALKVNKSLQKLDISFNQISGDGAVALGNCLKSNDSLKELNISNNKFHGEGGRQLAEALKVNKSLEKLDISHNWIPDDGAVVICDCLKNNNSLKELNMSKAILTLFCGEGGKKLAEALKVNASLEKLDISHDWISHEGAVAIGNCLKNNNSLKQLNISNNNFHGEGGKKLAVSLKVNTSLEKLDISSNQISDDGAVAIGNCLKNNNSLKQLNISNNNFHGEGVKKLAEALKENTSLEKLDISSNQIFDDGAVAIGNCLKNNNSLKQLNISNNNFHGEGVKKLAEALKENTSLEKLDISSNQISDDGAVAIGNCLKNNNSLKQLNISKDNFHGERVKKLAEALKVNTSLEILDLSRNWISDDGAIAMGDCLKNNDSLKELNLHCNVFYSEGGKKLAEALRVNKSLEKLDISSNQISSDGAVAMGDCLKNNNSLRELNMSGNKIHNEGQKKLAEALKVNKSLIIQMSLIRIKF
- the LOC136257570 gene encoding protein NLRC5-like isoform X2, translating into MEGGMDNSWTTTEYRQRVLLLITEYFRSNSLSAPSTDPVQLEHFAFNCSQSSEEYYRNIQNLLSMVTNRSQQYGSSQGYYNNSAQQTISVQQPVYPHQLGVPSYPMMSNLPYQSQPTLHIQPSQFQQTQRHFAPVGLSRDVSWPNVGGTFSHPVSTANIVPGINLMTDVTTAFPGNQSLFPIQSASVSVSSLMTSNCSSGQQSSVHVSSVSDPSILQGEYRRSIHGLLSVEANQSQHYGSNQGYCTNSVQQTNSVQQPVYPHQLRAPSYSMTSNLPYQSQFTLHVQSSRFQQTQSPFAPVGLNRVDVTWPNFGGTLSHPVSIANTVPSINLMTAVTTTAPGNQSLYPIQSTLSQLVSVSSLMPVNYSSGQLSSLHVSSVSGPSALQDVPEPATITPLNEPMITQPNQMPAIFPLSTSLLPPASRVPFVTESSLGERLKADGSQFTRTISLLEIFKQHYPNLVHLLPMDDNIFFANLYGKNLLPGDLKANIKSLSTPAEKAMKFLDAVIEPAINNNERAQFKLLLSIMNDSDNITVKSLAEEIMSALNYEQLNGQTGNSLQSCTVHQTSKRPVVFDGLHNNLCTTYKKNRCKPAGAEWPPNQPKSIVSVALMHYRGGRTRQELFEIAKRYKEGSYGVDKVVSSHFEPPSAKKAHFDHSRVTKDIDDIFRPDPTSDSKTDISSSSNDFPKSVLIEGAPGIGKTVLAKEIAYRWANGDVLVQIDLLFLIYLRDPKVHKMETIEHLLQVYTSCNTASLLSEYLKETCGKNVAFVFDGFDEYPTSQRQNSYIVDLITGNFLAEALVVVTSRPSATIFLHDHVDRRIDILGFAKEERELYISESLKDSPDKIPELYKYLKRQPTINGFCYIPLHLAVLLYLFQHQSRLPETLTEMNESFIIHTIYRFLQKKLTPCGMVYKLSDIPKPVLDTVVKLSQLAFKGLQENQLVFTFDEIKEVCPDINDIPGAINMFGLLQAVEHYPQEGAGTTTSFNFLHYTMQEYLAAYYVSTLSDEQSSLMKKTFWDDHFNFMWMMYVGINGVNSDHFVQFISEGNVYKRKDSLRVSGSIQKDKRKCLHVFQCYMEAKNKTEVPDIISSMFKDGKVRIISITLLPNHISSLMSFLSHSSIKLKILELENCHLGDIGMSILEQFIIDSVEITSSLEYVDLSGNNCSPWGVYCAIIRQCSLDSLTLCGDYGIDEHFVNIQNGFKTNPKLVSITLCNIGEVGVKSIKANLFNIQTLNVLNLPYGKVNSKQIKNFTNVLHTTLSPQSTTSNATSSKVIDINILWDKSNDSSSVILHMLSGDVKVSPLTFVLWTLETLDISHNNILSVSEIVAICDCLKNSTTLTDLHVSDMYFTSIEVKPILEALHVSNILQKLDISNNDISDDGMLAISNWLKNNTTLQVLNVSSNHITSTGTKELESVFQVNSVLQKLDISNNRLSDDGALDISNCLSHISSLLELNISHNEIADEGAFQIAKSIASNSSLLHLDISKNYIGINGLMFIIEVLNNNSLQVLNTMYNNVTKSDYAKIQQYTKNLFLSVSMNIYTSWNKVIMTDDDCCFMTTKFCLLYKTFDEHEYMDTLDVNKIKEDIWPIKKITSVLYRVKFLARCIKEDTVLQAIDLSEKIIGMKNLKAFVEAITVNKTLQKLDISANQVYDNGAVAMGDCLKDNHSLLELNMSMNNIHCEGVQKLAEAVKVNRSLRKLNISWNKISDSGAAVMSDCLMSNNSLNELNMSSNKINSEGGKKLAEALKINTSLEKLDISSNRISDDGAVAMGDCLKNNNSLKELNMSSNRFCSEGAKKLAEALKVNTSLEKLDISYTRISGEGAVTMGDCLKNNNSLIELNISNNKFCGEGGKKLSEALKLNTSLEKLDISSNQISSDGAVAMGDCLKNNDCLKELNISSNGFCSEEGKKLAKALKINTSLEKLDISYNRISDDGALAIGYCFKNNDSVKELNISNNNFHCEGGKKLAEALKVNTSLEKLDISSNQISGDGAVAMGDCLKNNDSLKELNISNNKLHGEGGRRLAEALKVNKSLQKLDISFNQISGDGAVALGNCLKSNDSLKELNISNNKFHGEGGRQLAEALKVNKSLEKLDISHNWIPDDGAVVICDCLKNNNSLKELNMSKAILTLFCGEGGKKLAEALKVNASLEKLDISHDWISHEGAVAIGNCLKNNNSLKQLNISNNNFHGEGGKKLAVSLKVNTSLEKLDISSNQISDDGAVAIGNCLKNNNSLKQLNISNNNFHGEGVKKLAEALKENTSLEKLDISSNQIFDDGAVAIGNCLKNNNSLKQLNISNNNFHGEGVKKLAEALKENTSLEKLDISSNQISDDGAVAIGNCLKNNNSLKQLNISKDNFHGERVKKLAEALKVNTSLEILDLSRNWISDDGAIAMGDCLKNNDSLKELNLHCNVFYSEGGKKLAEALRVNKSLEKLDISSNQISSDGAVAMGDCLKNNNSLRELNMSGNKIHNEGQKKLAEALKVNKSLIIQMSLIRIKF